In Cyanobacteriota bacterium, the genomic window TTAAGTTCGGCAATAAAAAAGCACCGTCTCCTGCACCATTAACGTCAGAAGGCCCGGAAACAGCTCGTTTGCGTGGGTTGGAGTCGTCAGTTAAAAAAGCAACAACATTGGCGCCTCGTACTTTAGTGCCATTTTTAACAAGAGTACCAGTGATAGTACCAAAAGAACTCGCTTCGTTACCTACAGGATAAACAGCTCGGACGCTTGCAATATCATCATGTTGCAATTCTACTAATGGGTTTGCAGCGAAAGGAAACATCACCGGGATATCTTCTTGATCGCCAGTACCATCATTGAAATCCTCAAGATTGCCACCTTGAGCATGATCCAAGCCAAACATATGCCCGAACTCATGCAAGATCGTTGTCTTGAACTCCACTAGTATTGAAGCAAGAGATCCACCACCACCAGCACCGCTAAACAAAAATCCATTAAAGACAGCTTGAGATTCTCTGATTCCAGTGATACTTTCACCACTAGTATTAAAGAATGTCGCTCCAGCAAAACCAAGTACGCTGCTCTTTGCTCCGTTACCAAAAAGGGCATCGGTGATCTCGCCATCATCATCAAAAACAATAGGGCTAAAACCTAGTGGGTTACTGGTTTCTAGCACCGAGGCAAAGTTGTTACCGGTGATGTCCTGGCTTAATCTGCCAGTATCAACAAATGCTAGGCTGGATTCGGCTTCCCAAAGATCTAGTATGTCAATTGTGGTGTTATAAGCTGTATCCTCATCGATATCTCCAATCGCTCCTTGATCTACCCTGAAATTAAAATCAAAAGTAGAACCGGTTTTTTCATAAGTTGGAAAAAATAATTTGCTGGCTTTGCAGCGATCTAAATCGGCGTTAGTGGAACAAACGCCAAGTATACTAGCGGCTTGGGCTGAATTAAGACAACTTATTAAAAGTGTTATTGCTATAAATCTAGTTAGGGTTGTTTTCATTTAATTCTTCTGGTTTTTCTCTCGCTTTACCAAATTTTTTCTTATTTCGAGGATTAGTTGGTGTGTAACCTGGTTTATGAATAAGCCTTGAGACAGCTGTGCCATATCCCATCGTTAGACCATAGTATTCATAACGGGTCTCATCAAGAACTATAAGTTCTTTGAGTTTGGGCATGATATCAATAATTTTGATATTGTCAGCGATATAGTCGCCGATGCCGAAGCTAACATAGTTTTGATAAAGATCACCAGCTCTTTTATTTACTGATCTTGCGATAGTAGCCTTGGGTCTACCTTTGATGGTAAAGATGCTGTTGACATAGAATTCATCAGCGTCTGGGCGCATGTTTTCAAGAACTAATTCGTAATAGATTGGTTTTTGTGTTTTGACTCTCTTTTGATTACTTATAAGAGGAAGGCTTTTGAGAAAGTTGCCTTTGGCGTTTGCCAGTCCTTGTGATAGGACAATGCAGAGGCTAATGTAAAATAATTTGTTCAGCATTCTCAAGCGCTCCTATTTTTAAACTGAAATTGAAAGTTGAACCTTGTCCTTTTGCACTTTCACACCAAATTCTACCACCATGTGCTTCGATGATCTTTTTGCTGATCCAGAGCCCGAGTCCAGTCCCGCCAATATGCCGGCTCTGTTTATTTTCTACCCTATAAAAGCGTTCGAAAATCATTTCCAGTTCAGATTCTGCTAGTCCGATGCCTTGATCTTGGACTGAAACCGTGATTAGCCCTTGTTTGTGACTTATTTTGCAGTGGATTTGCTCGGAATTATCTCCAAAGGCAACACGCGCATTTCGCGCGGTTGCTACCTTTTTTTGAGCAACCTGTACATCGAAACTTTGTTTCGAAACAGGTCTACTATATTTGATTGCGTTATTAAATAAGTTCAGAAATACCCGAGTTATTGCCTCACTGTCTACAACGATAGCGGGAAGATCATCAGGGAATTCCCAGGTGATTTGATGAGCTTGATTGATTGCCCCAAGCATTGACCAGGCACGCTCAGCTAGCCAGTCGAGTTCAATTTCTTCAAGATTGTTTAATTCAAGCTCGTGACCTTCTTCAATTCTAGAAAGATCTAAAAAATTATCAATCAAGTTTGAAAGCCTTAAAGCAGAATTGTGAATTTCTTGATTATATTCTTGGTGTTTTTGGTCAAGCTTGAGATCTTTCATTAATTCACTAAAGCCAAGAATATTTGCCATCGGGGTTCTTAATTCATGGGAGATGGTACTAATAAGTTGAGATTTGAGCTGATCTTGTTTTAGTAGTTTTTTGTTGCTGGCTTGCAGATCTGTAATTTGTTGATTGGAGCTAATGAAGATAGAGACTTGTTTTGCAAAGAGCTCAAGTTCTTTTTGCATTGATTGGAAGATTGCTTTTGATTCTTGATCTTTGTAGCAAAGTACCAGTACGGCGAATAATTGTTTATTAATATTGAGCGGTAAATATACAAAGTTGTCTTTGCAGCAAGCCTCAAGTTTAGTTAAGCATTCAAAAGGGTTTATGTTGATGTTGAATTCTGTTTTAATTTTTGTTTTTTTTGCTTGTGCTTGGATTAGCAAAGACTCTTCTTTTATTAGTGCAAAGAAACAGTTCTCGGCTCCATAGACCGTTTGACTGGTATCTACAAGGTAATGGAGAGCATCATCAATATTTTTGAAGTCAGAGAGCTTGATTATCAGCTCAGATATTAAACTGGGCTGATTTTTTAAAATTTGCTCTATTTCTGTAGATATCATACAATTGTTTCAATGGACTTGACTGAGATAAGATCTGTATTGCACCCCGAGATCATTGTTTTGATTGGCATTTTGCTAACTCTTGCGATGAGCTTGTTTAATTCTAGCAAGAAATACGTGCCTGGTCTTGCAGCAATTGTTTTAGTTACGGCATCAATCGCCGCAGCAATGAATTTCCCTGCTGCTGAATCTAAGACTATTTTATTCAATAGTTTTAATCACGACGCCTTATCTATCTATTTTAGGTTCTTAATTTATGGGGCTAGTTTTTTAATAGTATTGGGATCTAATCAATATCTCAAAAGGCTTGAAAGCCCATCAGAGTATTATCCCATCATACTTACAGCCAGTCTTGGGGCGGGATTCTTGGTATCAGCAAATGATTTTTTAGTCTTCTTTGTGGCTCTTGAAACTCTAGGCTTGAGTGCAATTTTATTGGCTTCTTACGCTAGGTTAAATCAAGGTTCTAATGAAGCGGGAATCAAATACCTTATCAACTCTGCT contains:
- a CDS encoding HAMP domain-containing sensor histidine kinase; this encodes MISTEIEQILKNQPSLISELIIKLSDFKNIDDALHYLVDTSQTVYGAENCFFALIKEESLLIQAQAKKTKIKTEFNININPFECLTKLEACCKDNFVYLPLNINKQLFAVLVLCYKDQESKAIFQSMQKELELFAKQVSIFISSNQQITDLQASNKKLLKQDQLKSQLISTISHELRTPMANILGFSELMKDLKLDQKHQEYNQEIHNSALRLSNLIDNFLDLSRIEEGHELELNNLEEIELDWLAERAWSMLGAINQAHQITWEFPDDLPAIVVDSEAITRVFLNLFNNAIKYSRPVSKQSFDVQVAQKKVATARNARVAFGDNSEQIHCKISHKQGLITVSVQDQGIGLAESELEMIFERFYRVENKQSRHIGGTGLGLWISKKIIEAHGGRIWCESAKGQGSTFNFSLKIGALENAEQIILH